In Sinorhizobium sojae CCBAU 05684, a single window of DNA contains:
- a CDS encoding crotonase/enoyl-CoA hydratase family protein, translated as MSQAHVKPKAAARILTVEIDGPLAILTMNRPEKRNAMCDALLDAIDAFFARPPEGVRVVILTGKAGHFCSGLDLSEHVTRDAEGTMRHSRNWHRVMDLVQFSGLPVVSAMYGAVIGGGLELAASTHVRIAEPSAIFQLPEGRRGIYVGGGASVRIGRILGSDRMCEMMLTGRKYGAEEGLALGLTHYVVGEGEAMSLARELAQKIAENAQLSNFMMIQAISRISDMSRSDGLFTESLAAAVSQTSADAQEGLRAFLEKRKPEFR; from the coding sequence TTGTCACAGGCGCACGTCAAACCCAAAGCCGCAGCACGGATTCTGACCGTCGAGATCGATGGCCCGCTCGCCATTTTGACCATGAACCGGCCCGAGAAGCGCAATGCGATGTGCGACGCCCTGCTTGATGCGATCGACGCGTTCTTTGCGAGGCCGCCCGAGGGAGTCCGCGTCGTCATCCTGACCGGCAAGGCGGGGCATTTCTGTTCGGGGCTCGACCTCAGCGAGCACGTGACCCGCGATGCCGAGGGCACGATGCGGCATTCGCGCAACTGGCACCGGGTGATGGATCTCGTTCAGTTTTCGGGCCTGCCGGTTGTTTCGGCCATGTACGGCGCCGTCATCGGCGGCGGGCTGGAGCTTGCGGCCTCGACGCATGTGCGGATTGCCGAGCCCTCGGCCATATTCCAGCTGCCGGAGGGGCGGCGCGGCATCTATGTCGGCGGCGGTGCCAGCGTCCGCATCGGCCGCATCCTCGGCTCCGACCGGATGTGCGAGATGATGCTGACCGGCCGTAAATACGGCGCCGAGGAAGGATTGGCATTGGGCCTCACGCACTATGTAGTGGGCGAGGGCGAGGCGATGTCGCTCGCGCGCGAGCTGGCGCAGAAGATCGCGGAGAACGCCCAGCTTTCGAATTTCATGATGATCCAGGCTATCAGCCGGATCTCCGACATGTCGCGCAGCGACGGCCTCTTTACCGAGAGCCTGGCGGCGGCCGTGTCGCAGACCAGTGCGGATGCGCAGGAAGGCCTGCGGGCCTTCCTCGAAAAGCGGAAGCCGGAATTCCGATAG
- a CDS encoding SDR family NAD(P)-dependent oxidoreductase → MIKGHVAVVTGAGSGLGAATARHLAGLGAKVVCIDLSEDAAAAVTADIGGLALGADVSDAAAVEAAFGRLLDKLGVPRVVVSCAGIGTAARILPRDGNLTIGAFERTLRVNLLGTYTVMSVAARAMAAAERLDGDGARGVIINTASIAYEDGQLGQAAYSASKGGVASMTLPAARELARFGIRVMAIAPGLFETAMSAGLPDDVRGEILKAVPFPSRMGDANEFARLVQCIVENPMLNGSVIRLDAAARMPIK, encoded by the coding sequence ATGATCAAAGGGCACGTGGCCGTGGTGACGGGAGCGGGCAGCGGTCTTGGGGCGGCGACCGCGCGGCACCTTGCCGGGCTCGGCGCCAAAGTCGTCTGCATCGATCTGAGCGAGGACGCGGCAGCGGCTGTTACCGCCGACATCGGCGGATTGGCCTTGGGCGCCGACGTCTCCGACGCGGCGGCGGTGGAGGCGGCATTCGGTCGCCTCTTGGACAAGCTCGGCGTGCCGCGCGTCGTCGTCTCCTGCGCCGGCATCGGCACGGCGGCCCGCATCCTGCCGCGTGACGGCAACCTTACCATCGGTGCGTTCGAGCGCACGCTGCGGGTCAACCTGCTGGGCACCTACACCGTGATGAGCGTTGCGGCGCGGGCAATGGCCGCGGCCGAGCGGCTCGACGGGGATGGCGCAAGGGGTGTAATCATCAATACAGCCTCAATCGCCTATGAAGACGGGCAGCTCGGGCAGGCCGCCTATTCCGCCTCGAAAGGCGGAGTGGCCTCGATGACGCTGCCAGCCGCCCGCGAACTGGCGCGTTTCGGCATCCGGGTCATGGCCATCGCTCCGGGGCTTTTCGAAACCGCCATGAGCGCGGGTCTGCCCGACGATGTCCGCGGGGAAATCCTCAAGGCGGTGCCGTTTCCTTCAAGGATGGGCGACGCGAACGAATTCGCCCGGCTGGTGCAATGCATCGTCGAAAATCCAATGCTGAACGGCTCGGTGATCCGCCTGGACGCGGCCGCGCGCATGCCGATCAAATAG
- the pobA gene encoding 4-hydroxybenzoate 3-monooxygenase has protein sequence MRTQVAVIGSGPSGLLLGQLLTRAGIDNVVLDRASKDYILGRVRAGVLEEGTVRLMDEAHSGVRMHAEGLPHDGFSLAFDGRDHRIDLVGLTGGKRVTIYGQTELTHDLMDHREKGGALSIYEAANVTPCEFEGHAPYVTYEKDGITHRIDCDFIAGCDGFHGVSRNAVPGKAIRTFEKVYPFGWLGILADVPPVSHELIYANHPRGFALCSMRSMSRSRYYIQCSLDEQIDEWTDQRFWDELRRRLPPHHAECMVTGPSFEKTIAPLRSFVAEPMRFNRLFLVGDAAHIVPPTGAKGLNLAASDVHYLFEALLEHYQDRSNAGLDSYSARALARVWKAVRFSWWMTTMMHRFPDTSDFDQKIQEAELDYLTHSRAAATALAENYVGLPF, from the coding sequence ATGCGCACACAGGTCGCCGTCATCGGATCCGGTCCATCCGGCCTGCTGCTCGGGCAATTGCTCACCCGAGCGGGGATCGACAATGTCGTTCTCGACCGTGCGAGCAAGGACTACATCCTCGGTCGGGTACGGGCCGGCGTGCTCGAGGAGGGCACGGTTCGGCTGATGGATGAGGCGCATTCCGGCGTCCGCATGCACGCGGAAGGCCTGCCGCATGACGGCTTCTCGCTCGCCTTCGATGGCCGCGATCACCGCATCGACCTCGTCGGTCTGACCGGCGGCAAGCGGGTGACGATCTATGGCCAGACCGAGCTCACGCATGACCTGATGGACCATCGCGAAAAGGGGGGAGCGCTCTCGATCTATGAGGCGGCGAACGTGACGCCTTGCGAATTCGAAGGACACGCGCCCTACGTCACCTATGAAAAGGACGGCATCACCCACCGCATCGACTGCGATTTCATTGCCGGATGCGACGGCTTTCATGGGGTGAGCCGGAATGCGGTACCGGGAAAGGCGATACGCACTTTCGAGAAGGTCTACCCCTTTGGCTGGCTCGGCATTCTCGCCGATGTGCCGCCGGTCAGCCACGAACTGATCTACGCCAACCACCCGCGCGGCTTCGCACTCTGTTCGATGCGATCGATGAGCCGCAGCCGCTATTACATCCAGTGCTCGCTCGATGAGCAGATCGATGAGTGGACCGACCAACGCTTCTGGGACGAACTGCGGCGCCGGCTGCCGCCTCACCATGCCGAGTGCATGGTGACCGGGCCCTCCTTCGAAAAAACCATAGCGCCGCTACGCTCCTTTGTTGCCGAGCCGATGCGTTTCAACCGGCTGTTCCTCGTCGGCGATGCCGCCCATATCGTGCCGCCGACCGGCGCCAAGGGGCTGAACCTTGCCGCGAGCGACGTGCACTACCTGTTCGAGGCCCTGCTCGAGCACTATCAGGACCGCTCCAATGCCGGTTTGGATTCCTATTCGGCCAGGGCCCTGGCACGCGTCTGGAAGGCGGTTCGCTTTTCCTGGTGGATGACGACGATGATGCACCGCTTCCCTGATACCAGCGATTTCGACCAGAAGATCCAGGAGGCCGAGCTCGACTATCTCACCCATTCGCGCGCCGCGGCGACGGCGCTGGCGGAGAATTATGTCGGCTTGCCGTTCTAA
- a CDS encoding helix-turn-helix domain-containing protein, which produces MKRPVPTYELYGEESGERPEFWLHCETIPSRSSLHHWEIGLHRHENFFQILYIAGGSGDAIFGERTEPISPPTVITVPPAASHGFRFSRDVDGFVFTILASHLPASSGGRSRLGSWLAAPRLAPLGGGEDGRYIADTLKRLAAEWEARRSHRTVLLDSYLITVLTLAARLAQAPPNGNAPGETNNERRMELFEALLQQHYLLHRPATFYARELSLSPTHLNRITRAMTGKSVQEIIAARLLTAARRELVFTRSSVQEISFRLGFSDPAYFSRFFVRHNGMTPRAWRIAERQRLGA; this is translated from the coding sequence ATGAAGCGCCCCGTCCCGACCTATGAACTCTATGGCGAAGAATCCGGAGAACGGCCGGAATTTTGGCTGCACTGCGAGACGATTCCGTCTCGCAGCAGCCTTCACCATTGGGAGATCGGACTGCACCGCCACGAGAATTTCTTTCAGATCCTGTACATCGCCGGCGGCTCCGGCGATGCGATCTTCGGCGAGCGGACGGAGCCTATTTCGCCGCCGACGGTCATCACCGTCCCGCCGGCCGCAAGTCACGGCTTTCGTTTCTCTCGCGACGTGGACGGCTTCGTCTTCACGATTCTCGCATCCCATCTGCCGGCTTCTTCGGGCGGACGAAGCAGGCTGGGCTCGTGGCTCGCTGCACCGCGCCTGGCGCCGCTCGGTGGTGGAGAAGACGGGCGATATATCGCCGACACATTGAAGCGTCTTGCCGCAGAATGGGAGGCACGGCGCAGCCACCGCACCGTACTCCTCGACAGCTATCTGATTACGGTTTTGACCTTGGCGGCACGGCTTGCACAAGCGCCGCCGAACGGGAATGCGCCGGGGGAAACCAATAACGAGCGGCGGATGGAGCTCTTCGAGGCGCTCCTTCAGCAACATTATCTCTTGCATCGGCCGGCCACCTTCTATGCAAGAGAACTCAGCCTGTCGCCGACGCATCTCAACCGCATCACACGGGCGATGACCGGAAAAAGCGTGCAGGAAATCATTGCTGCAAGGCTCCTCACCGCCGCCCGGCGCGAGCTTGTCTTTACCCGCTCAAGCGTGCAGGAAATCAGCTTCCGTCTGGGCTTTTCCGACCCGGCCTATTTCTCGCGCTTCTTCGTCCGCCACAATGGCATGACGCCGCGCGCCTGGCGGATCGCCGAGCGGCAGAGGCTTGGGGCGTGA
- a CDS encoding DUF6494 family protein — protein sequence MSEDAFNMSTRKFLKEVGVTSQRKIEETVREGQVGGKTLKVRMTLTAEGTGLNHVIDGEIELP from the coding sequence ATGAGCGAAGACGCCTTCAACATGTCGACCCGCAAGTTCCTGAAGGAAGTCGGTGTCACCTCGCAGCGCAAGATCGAGGAGACGGTGCGTGAAGGCCAGGTCGGCGGCAAGACGCTGAAGGTCCGCATGACGCTGACGGCGGAAGGCACTGGCCTCAATCACGTAATCGACGGAGAGATCGAGCTTCCCTAG
- a CDS encoding pyridoxamine 5'-phosphate oxidase family protein: MSGNTILPPLENEASPGSYPVSERNKLRRLHERGRYDVEAVHAVLDAAMLCHVAYSIDGEPFCTPTIHWREGGRLYWHGSSASRMLRQLKAGARVCLTVSHLDGLVLARSGFHHSVNYRSAMCFGTARIIDDQHEKEHALEALIERFYPGRARLLRPLARQEIKATMVIGMEIEEASAKMRAAGVGDDEEDYAQPIWAGVIPVRTVIDPLEACSRLSPDVPVPEGLSGFAPGRGLDEVLLENQRRYELSAG; this comes from the coding sequence ATGTCCGGCAATACGATCCTTCCTCCCCTTGAAAACGAAGCGAGTCCAGGCTCCTATCCCGTTTCCGAACGCAACAAACTGCGACGGTTGCATGAGCGTGGGCGCTACGACGTCGAGGCGGTTCATGCGGTGCTCGACGCGGCGATGCTCTGCCATGTCGCCTATTCGATCGACGGCGAGCCTTTCTGCACGCCGACGATACACTGGCGCGAGGGCGGCCGGCTTTACTGGCACGGTTCATCGGCGAGCCGCATGCTGCGTCAGCTCAAGGCCGGCGCGCGCGTGTGCCTCACGGTCAGCCATCTCGACGGACTCGTGCTCGCCCGCTCCGGCTTCCACCACTCGGTGAACTACCGCTCGGCCATGTGCTTCGGTACGGCGCGGATCATCGATGACCAGCATGAAAAGGAGCATGCGCTCGAGGCGCTCATCGAGCGCTTCTATCCGGGACGTGCGCGCCTGCTTCGTCCATTGGCGCGGCAGGAGATCAAGGCGACGATGGTGATCGGCATGGAGATCGAGGAGGCTTCGGCCAAGATGCGCGCGGCAGGTGTCGGCGATGACGAGGAGGACTATGCGCAGCCGATCTGGGCGGGCGTCATTCCAGTCCGCACCGTAATCGACCCGCTCGAGGCCTGTTCGCGGCTATCACCAGATGTGCCGGTGCCGGAGGGGCTTTCGGGCTTTGCCCCGGGACGCGGGCTCGACGAGGTGCTGCTGGAGAACCAGCGGCGATACGAGCTGAGCGCGGGCTGA
- the pdxR gene encoding MocR-like pyridoxine biosynthesis transcription factor PdxR has translation MEKNQTILPDFSALIPVMPEAGRRSRALYRAIRRLIETGQLPAGAKLPTTRDLARRLSLSRGAAVDAYEVLVAEGFAEARVGAGTFVAAEVPQLSPEGPETVGDETDHSGPPHPCTLGIAMADERTRQIFRQLLHRRLERPQPNFYNYGDPSGERELRRAIADYARVARGVRCHPGQVIVTSGIRHGLDLVMRAILRPGDAVWLEDPCYLSAHATISGVGLDIVPVPVDGEGIDVAAGEAIGGKAAAVYCTPSHQFPLGVTLTMRRRLALIDWAKRNDAWIFEDDYDSEFRFSGPPLASIQGMDDAGRVIYLGSFSKVLFPGLRVGYAILPDPLVEPVLALRRQMDRQPPSLPQGATADLLNEGHFAAHLRRVRKRAEACRNALIEGLQGKATAPEQGLHLIADLADECDDEALAIAALELGIGALPLSTHYLAAPKRRGLILGYSGFEPEELHRAGRSLAEMMR, from the coding sequence ATGGAAAAAAACCAGACCATTTTGCCGGACTTTTCGGCACTCATTCCTGTGATGCCGGAGGCGGGCAGGCGATCGCGTGCGCTTTACAGGGCCATTCGCCGGCTGATCGAGACGGGTCAGTTGCCGGCTGGCGCCAAGCTTCCGACGACGCGCGATCTCGCCCGCCGCCTCAGCCTTTCGCGCGGGGCCGCAGTAGACGCCTATGAAGTGTTGGTTGCAGAAGGCTTTGCCGAGGCGCGCGTCGGCGCCGGCACCTTCGTGGCGGCCGAGGTGCCTCAACTCAGTCCGGAGGGGCCGGAAACCGTCGGGGACGAGACGGACCATTCCGGACCTCCGCACCCTTGCACCCTGGGCATCGCGATGGCGGACGAGCGAACCCGGCAGATATTCCGCCAGCTTCTGCATCGCCGGCTGGAGCGGCCGCAGCCGAACTTCTACAACTACGGCGATCCAAGCGGTGAGCGCGAATTGCGCCGGGCGATCGCCGACTACGCAAGGGTGGCGCGCGGCGTCCGCTGCCATCCGGGTCAGGTCATCGTGACTTCAGGCATCCGCCACGGGCTGGACCTTGTGATGCGCGCCATCTTGCGGCCCGGTGACGCGGTCTGGCTGGAGGATCCCTGCTACCTTTCGGCTCACGCGACGATTTCCGGCGTTGGCCTCGATATCGTGCCGGTCCCGGTTGACGGGGAGGGCATCGATGTCGCCGCCGGTGAAGCAATCGGCGGAAAGGCTGCGGCCGTCTATTGCACGCCGTCGCATCAATTTCCGCTCGGCGTGACACTGACCATGCGGCGCCGGCTCGCTTTGATCGACTGGGCAAAGCGCAACGATGCGTGGATCTTCGAGGACGACTACGACAGCGAATTCCGTTTTTCCGGGCCCCCGCTCGCCTCCATCCAGGGCATGGATGATGCCGGCCGGGTGATCTATCTCGGCAGTTTTTCGAAAGTGCTCTTTCCAGGCCTTCGTGTCGGTTACGCGATCCTGCCAGACCCGCTGGTCGAGCCCGTGTTGGCGCTGCGCCGGCAGATGGACCGCCAGCCACCCAGCCTGCCGCAGGGCGCCACTGCCGATCTCTTGAACGAGGGCCACTTCGCGGCCCATCTGCGGCGGGTGCGCAAGCGCGCGGAAGCCTGCCGGAATGCCCTTATCGAGGGGCTCCAGGGCAAAGCGACCGCGCCGGAGCAGGGGCTGCACCTGATCGCCGACCTTGCCGACGAATGCGACGATGAGGCACTGGCTATCGCGGCTCTGGAGCTCGGCATCGGCGCCTTGCCGCTTTCGACCCATTACCTTGCCGCCCCGAAACGAAGAGGGCTGATCCTCGGCTATTCCGGATTCGAGCCGGAGGAACTGCATCGGGCAGGCAGGAGCCTCGCGGAAATGATGCGGTGA
- a CDS encoding PQQ-dependent sugar dehydrogenase, which yields MAAFSSRTGYRFVRTAFLALASAAAFAPGPARAEVFARVPAAREMAVCGDTLFVGTKGSSVYAVPLSGGRARRVASGFSAPNGVACSRGRLFVASRDRVTAFEIGRGGTLSGRRDIRHGLPNSGAHSLRYIAVGPDSRLYVSLGSPCNICLPRGLQGTIVSMNQDGSGLRRVAWGVRNSVGFDWRGGTMYFTDNGADRMGDDIPPDELNVLRPGGFYGFPYFGGQIRLSGFEHATPPARQIPPVLNFQAHVAALGIHFFRSLGGDALVAQHGSWDRSVPVGYQVVRVRFRGGRPVSATPFIRNVGRPVDVKEAPDGAILVSDDAGGAIHVFRR from the coding sequence ATGGCCGCTTTTTCCTCCAGAACCGGATATCGCTTCGTCAGAACCGCTTTCCTGGCGCTCGCCTCGGCTGCGGCGTTCGCACCCGGCCCGGCGCGCGCCGAGGTCTTCGCGCGCGTTCCCGCGGCGCGCGAAATGGCGGTCTGCGGCGACACATTGTTCGTCGGAACCAAGGGGTCCTCGGTCTATGCCGTTCCCCTGTCCGGCGGCCGCGCCCGCCGGGTCGCCTCCGGGTTCTCCGCCCCGAACGGGGTCGCATGTTCCCGCGGCCGTCTGTTCGTAGCTTCGAGGGACAGGGTGACCGCCTTCGAGATCGGGCGCGGAGGCACTCTGAGCGGGAGGCGCGACATTCGACATGGATTGCCGAATTCGGGAGCCCACAGCCTTCGCTACATCGCCGTCGGTCCCGATTCCCGGCTTTATGTCTCGTTGGGGTCGCCCTGCAACATCTGCCTGCCGCGGGGCCTACAGGGCACGATCGTCAGCATGAACCAGGACGGCTCCGGTCTTCGGCGCGTCGCCTGGGGCGTGCGCAATTCCGTCGGCTTCGACTGGCGCGGCGGCACCATGTATTTTACCGACAACGGCGCCGACCGCATGGGTGACGATATCCCACCCGACGAGTTGAACGTGCTTCGGCCGGGCGGCTTTTACGGCTTCCCCTATTTCGGTGGCCAAATCCGGCTCAGCGGTTTCGAGCACGCCACGCCGCCGGCAAGGCAGATTCCGCCGGTTCTCAACTTCCAGGCCCATGTCGCGGCCCTGGGCATTCACTTCTTCCGCAGCCTTGGCGGCGATGCGCTTGTCGCCCAGCACGGCAGCTGGGACCGGTCGGTACCGGTCGGCTATCAGGTCGTGCGGGTGCGCTTCCGCGGCGGCCGCCCGGTCTCGGCGACGCCTTTCATCAGAAATGTCGGCCGGCCCGTGGACGTCAAGGAAGCCCCGGACGGCGCCATTCTGGTCTCCGACGATGCAGGAGGCGCAATTCACGTCTTCAGGCGGTGA
- a CDS encoding extracellular catalytic domain type 1 short-chain-length polyhydroxyalkanoate depolymerase, with amino-acid sequence MRSLSDTVRRLSRQRYASEVPRTVASPLKPLERFGPNPGELRGWCYAPQSIAPSPALVVVLHGCTQSSAVYDACSGWSRLADDYGFALLFPEQVRSNNSNLCFNWFNPADVRRGSGEVLSIRQMVEHMIERCNVDRSRIFITGLSAGGAMANAMLAAYPDVFSAGTILAGLPYMAASTVPEAFDRMRGYGLPNTEALQAKIRSAFDHKGPWPRISVWHGTGDDTVVPANATAIVEQWRGVHGIGPHPSSTKRRGSRTLHIWKNASGRGVIELHTLSGMAHGAPLDTAAGHEKSGAFFLDVGISSTVETARAWGLGGPKLPTCPTDGIRAAAASALRWTGLRPRS; translated from the coding sequence ATGAGATCTCTTTCAGATACTGTGAGACGACTATCCCGACAGCGTTACGCCAGCGAGGTTCCCCGTACCGTCGCCTCCCCGCTCAAACCCCTGGAGCGTTTCGGGCCGAACCCGGGCGAACTTCGAGGCTGGTGCTACGCACCGCAGAGCATAGCACCCTCCCCCGCACTCGTTGTCGTCTTGCACGGATGCACGCAGTCGTCCGCCGTCTACGACGCCTGTTCCGGATGGTCGCGCCTTGCCGACGATTACGGCTTTGCACTTCTTTTCCCGGAACAGGTTCGCTCCAACAACAGCAATCTCTGCTTCAACTGGTTCAATCCGGCCGACGTCAGACGAGGCTCCGGAGAAGTTCTGTCCATCCGGCAGATGGTCGAGCACATGATCGAGCGCTGCAATGTGGATCGGAGCCGAATTTTCATTACCGGCCTGTCCGCGGGCGGGGCCATGGCGAACGCGATGCTGGCGGCCTATCCGGATGTGTTCTCCGCCGGCACAATTCTCGCGGGCCTGCCGTACATGGCGGCGTCGACGGTACCGGAAGCCTTCGATCGTATGCGAGGATATGGCCTTCCGAATACCGAAGCACTGCAAGCCAAAATCCGCAGCGCCTTCGACCATAAAGGGCCCTGGCCGCGGATTTCCGTCTGGCATGGCACCGGCGACGATACGGTGGTGCCCGCAAATGCAACGGCCATCGTGGAGCAGTGGCGCGGCGTGCACGGCATCGGCCCGCATCCGTCCTCCACAAAACGGCGCGGCAGCCGAACGTTGCATATCTGGAAAAACGCAAGCGGGCGCGGCGTCATAGAACTCCACACTCTGTCCGGCATGGCCCACGGCGCTCCCCTCGATACGGCCGCGGGCCACGAAAAGAGCGGGGCCTTCTTTCTGGATGTGGGCATCTCCTCGACCGTTGAAACCGCACGGGCCTGGGGCTTGGGCGGGCCGAAGCTGCCAACCTGTCCAACGGACGGTATCAGGGCAGCGGCTGCGAGTGCCTTGCGGTGGACAGGCCTTCGGCCCCGATCCTGA
- a CDS encoding VOC family protein, whose translation MAIDFNHTILSAHDAKASADFLADMLGLPAPRHWGPFQVVTTDNDANLDYMETEGEIVRQHYAFLVGEAEFDAIFGRIRARRLDYWADPGQEKPGDINHHDGGRGLYFEDPNGHLLEIITRPYGSGGRNP comes from the coding sequence ATGGCAATCGACTTCAACCATACGATCCTGTCGGCTCACGACGCCAAGGCCTCGGCAGATTTCCTGGCCGATATGCTGGGCTTGCCGGCCCCGCGACACTGGGGGCCGTTCCAGGTGGTCACGACCGACAATGACGCCAATCTCGACTATATGGAAACGGAAGGTGAGATCGTGCGACAGCACTACGCCTTTCTCGTCGGCGAGGCGGAATTCGACGCGATATTCGGCCGAATCCGCGCGCGGAGGCTGGACTACTGGGCGGACCCCGGCCAGGAAAAGCCCGGCGACATCAACCATCACGATGGCGGGCGCGGCCTCTATTTCGAGGACCCGAACGGCCATCTGCTCGAGATCATCACGCGTCCCTATGGCAGCGGCGGCCGGAACCCTTAA
- a CDS encoding aldo/keto reductase: protein MDPRTEIALRTGNRMPVMGVGTWQLTNDTAGTIEAALELGYRMIDTSGDYGTQPGIADGIKRSGIDRGEFYLVTKVEEVGDAYQATRKNLDELQLDHVDLMLIHRPPRTGAGEDLWRGLIRAKEEGLTRDIGVSNYSADLIDALGEVPTVNQIEWSPFGYSEDMLRYATERHIVIQAYSPLTRSKRLRNAALAEVAAKYNKSPAQVLIRWNLRRATVPIPKANQPQHLEENIDVFDFEISEGDMEILNGLNERYSSLGTLPYV from the coding sequence ATGGATCCGAGGACCGAGATAGCGCTGCGCACCGGCAACAGGATGCCGGTGATGGGCGTCGGCACATGGCAATTGACGAACGACACGGCCGGCACGATCGAAGCGGCCCTGGAGCTTGGTTACCGCATGATCGACACGTCGGGCGACTACGGCACCCAACCGGGCATCGCCGACGGCATCAAGAGGAGCGGTATCGACCGCGGGGAGTTCTATCTGGTCACGAAGGTCGAGGAAGTGGGTGATGCCTATCAGGCGACGCGCAAGAATCTGGACGAGCTGCAGCTGGACCATGTCGATCTCATGCTCATACATCGCCCGCCGAGAACCGGGGCGGGAGAAGACCTGTGGCGGGGCCTGATCCGGGCGAAAGAGGAAGGGCTGACGCGGGACATCGGCGTCAGCAACTATTCGGCGGATCTCATCGACGCGCTGGGGGAAGTGCCCACCGTCAACCAGATCGAATGGAGCCCGTTCGGCTACAGCGAGGACATGCTGCGCTACGCCACGGAAAGGCACATCGTCATTCAGGCCTATAGCCCGCTTACGCGCTCAAAGCGGCTGCGAAACGCGGCGCTGGCGGAGGTCGCCGCCAAATACAACAAATCGCCGGCGCAGGTGCTCATTCGCTGGAACCTACGGCGCGCCACGGTCCCCATTCCCAAGGCCAACCAGCCGCAGCATCTGGAAGAGAACATCGACGTGTTCGATTTCGAGATCAGCGAGGGAGACATGGAAATCCTCAATGGCTTGAACGAGCGTTACTCCTCGCTCGGAACGCTTCCATACGTTTGA
- a CDS encoding Hsp20/alpha crystallin family protein, translated as MARNPLSPFRSGGLTERGFGDPFLSLHEEMNRLFDDVFRGRFGGPSQRGSEGSGMILPDIDVSETENEVRICAELPGVKEEDIDVSLNGDMLTIRGEKKFERKDDKENYHFMERSYGTFQRSLRLPYSVDPDKVEADFGDGVLTVTLPKGPDEERSRKIQVQHGKRQESISASGSQSGKQAEGQRAGKSGKH; from the coding sequence ATGGCACGAAATCCCTTATCCCCCTTCCGTTCCGGTGGCCTGACCGAACGTGGCTTCGGCGATCCGTTTCTCTCGCTGCACGAGGAGATGAACCGTCTGTTCGACGACGTCTTCCGCGGCAGGTTCGGCGGCCCCTCCCAGCGCGGCTCGGAGGGCAGCGGCATGATCCTGCCGGACATCGATGTGAGCGAAACCGAGAATGAGGTACGCATATGTGCCGAGCTGCCCGGGGTCAAAGAGGAGGACATCGACGTGTCGCTGAACGGCGACATGCTCACCATCCGGGGCGAGAAGAAGTTCGAGCGCAAGGACGACAAGGAGAACTACCACTTCATGGAACGCTCCTACGGCACGTTCCAGCGCTCGTTGCGGCTGCCCTATTCGGTCGATCCGGACAAGGTCGAGGCGGACTTTGGCGACGGCGTGCTCACCGTGACCCTGCCCAAGGGACCGGATGAGGAAAGAAGCCGGAAGATCCAAGTGCAGCACGGCAAGCGACAGGAGTCGATCTCAGCCTCAGGCTCGCAATCAGGCAAGCAGGCCGAAGGACAGCGAGCCGGGAAATCCGGGAAACACTGA